The following are from one region of the Mesorhizobium sp. B2-8-5 genome:
- a CDS encoding UPF0280 family protein, protein MNGPQAHWLADGRRLHLNHGPIDLIVEAFGEADERRAAYEQAVARFQTILIEVVEELPELRLPAFFLAPRSFAGPTARRMEAAVTSLAECFITPMAAVAGSVADEILGSMLAGRRLDRAYVNNGGDCALHLGRSQSMTVAIAGTGSGMADRVTIRTEDGVRGVATSGWRGRSFSFGIADAVTVLAPTGAEADAAATLIANAVDLPGHPAIVRAAARDLAPDSDLGEMLVTQSVGALAPTEVARALDKGLAVAEDFRRRGLIAASALFLAGEARISGSVALAAPNKHKAKETAHA, encoded by the coding sequence ATGAACGGCCCACAGGCGCATTGGCTTGCCGACGGCCGTCGGCTCCATCTCAACCATGGGCCGATCGACCTGATCGTCGAGGCCTTTGGCGAAGCGGATGAACGCCGCGCCGCCTACGAACAGGCAGTCGCCCGCTTTCAGACGATCCTGATCGAGGTGGTCGAAGAGCTGCCCGAATTGCGGCTTCCTGCATTCTTCCTGGCGCCCCGCAGTTTTGCCGGCCCTACGGCGCGCCGCATGGAAGCAGCCGTCACGTCATTGGCGGAATGCTTCATCACCCCGATGGCCGCCGTTGCCGGTTCGGTAGCCGACGAAATTCTTGGCTCAATGCTCGCCGGCCGCCGGCTCGACCGCGCTTACGTCAACAATGGCGGCGATTGCGCCCTCCATCTCGGCAGAAGCCAGTCGATGACGGTGGCCATCGCCGGCACCGGGAGTGGCATGGCCGATCGCGTCACCATTCGCACCGAGGACGGCGTGCGCGGCGTTGCCACCAGCGGCTGGCGCGGCCGGTCGTTTTCATTTGGGATCGCCGACGCCGTTACCGTTCTCGCCCCGACCGGCGCCGAGGCCGACGCGGCGGCGACGTTGATTGCCAACGCCGTCGATCTTCCCGGTCACCCAGCCATCGTCCGCGCCGCGGCGCGCGACCTGGCGCCGGACAGCGATCTCGGCGAGATGCTGGTGACGCAAAGCGTCGGCGCGCTCGCGCCCACCGAGGTTGCGCGCGCGCTGGACAAAGGCCTTGCCGTCGCCGAAGATTTTCGCCGGCGCGGCCTGATCGCCGCATCGGCGCTGTTTTTGGCGGGCGAGGCCCGCATCAGTGGTTCGGTGGCGCTCGCCGCGCCCAACAAACATAAAGCGAAGGAAACTGCCCATGCCTGA
- a CDS encoding 6-hydroxynicotinate reductase, whose protein sequence is MSELAERFETHDPGEKQVAEKIRCDACPVMCYIADGRTGACDRYGNVGGRIVRMDPLTILDHAAETGGAVVPFVAEGGAWNGELVNTGRRFVTAIGAGTTYPDYKPAPFIVSQEVEGVDLVTVVTEGIFSYCGVKVKIDTDRHIGDETAIVRSEGEAIGHVTTGEYGSQMLSLGGVHHLTGGSKAEGRATCDALLNLCNRKPVELSIDGGATVIVEAGKPPVIDGKVEHRMRVGCGSATIGMFATQWRGLVDEVVVVDDHITGVVSEHQAGKVLGWEDTGIKIIGRRSTPGRYFKVSEPGLGWGGTTISDPLSILGDWNAKKGARPGLSLLMVSTTGEQFAYYELDDELKPVEKPFPDRLQKSVGLIEDNCEPALCTVLFIGGAGGSLRAGVTENPVNLTRSVQGLKTYVTVGGAPVYVWPGGGITLMVDVTRVPEGTFGYVPTPALVAPIEFTMRRDDYVRLGGYENEIRSVEDILAKGGEYLNSRSNTGAPAGNPWPPLAQLRRSAANGAG, encoded by the coding sequence ATGAGCGAGCTTGCCGAACGTTTCGAAACCCACGATCCCGGCGAGAAGCAGGTGGCGGAGAAGATCCGCTGCGATGCCTGTCCGGTCATGTGCTACATCGCCGACGGCCGCACCGGCGCCTGCGACCGCTACGGCAATGTCGGCGGCCGCATCGTGCGCATGGACCCGCTGACCATTCTCGACCACGCGGCCGAAACCGGCGGCGCGGTCGTGCCGTTCGTCGCCGAGGGCGGGGCCTGGAACGGCGAGCTGGTCAACACCGGCCGTCGCTTCGTGACTGCCATCGGCGCCGGCACCACCTATCCCGATTACAAGCCGGCCCCCTTCATCGTCAGCCAGGAGGTCGAGGGCGTCGATCTCGTCACCGTCGTCACCGAGGGCATCTTCTCCTATTGCGGCGTCAAGGTGAAGATCGACACCGACCGCCACATCGGCGACGAGACGGCGATCGTGCGCTCGGAAGGCGAGGCGATAGGCCATGTCACGACCGGCGAATACGGCTCGCAGATGCTGTCGCTTGGCGGCGTCCATCACCTTACCGGCGGCTCCAAGGCCGAAGGCCGCGCCACTTGCGATGCGCTGCTCAACCTCTGCAACAGGAAACCGGTCGAGCTCAGCATTGACGGCGGCGCGACCGTGATCGTCGAAGCCGGCAAACCGCCGGTCATCGACGGCAAGGTCGAGCATCGCATGCGCGTCGGCTGCGGCTCGGCCACCATCGGCATGTTCGCCACGCAATGGCGCGGGCTGGTCGACGAGGTGGTGGTGGTCGACGACCACATCACCGGCGTCGTCTCCGAGCATCAGGCCGGCAAGGTGCTGGGCTGGGAGGACACCGGCATCAAGATCATCGGCCGCCGCTCGACGCCCGGCCGCTACTTCAAGGTGTCCGAGCCCGGGCTCGGCTGGGGCGGCACCACGATTTCAGACCCGCTGTCGATCCTTGGCGACTGGAATGCCAAGAAAGGCGCGCGTCCGGGCCTGTCGCTGCTGATGGTGTCGACCACCGGCGAGCAATTCGCCTATTACGAGCTCGACGACGAACTGAAGCCGGTCGAAAAGCCGTTCCCGGACCGGCTTCAGAAATCGGTCGGCCTGATCGAGGACAATTGCGAACCGGCTTTGTGCACGGTTCTCTTCATCGGCGGCGCCGGCGGCTCGCTACGCGCCGGCGTCACCGAGAACCCGGTCAACCTGACCCGCTCGGTGCAGGGCCTGAAGACCTATGTGACCGTCGGGGGCGCGCCCGTCTATGTCTGGCCGGGCGGCGGCATCACGCTGATGGTCGACGTCACCCGCGTGCCGGAAGGCACCTTCGGCTATGTGCCGACGCCGGCGCTGGTGGCGCCGATCGAGTTCACCATGCGCCGCGACGACTATGTCAGGCTCGGCGGCTACGAAAACGAGATCCGCAGCGTCGAGGACATCCTCGCCAAGGGCGGCGAATACCTCAACTCGCGCAGCAACACCGGCGCGCCGGCCGGCAATCCATGGCCGCCGCTGGCGCAACTGCGGCGTTCAGCGGCGAATGGCGCCGGCTGA